TCTTTCAGGCCTAACAGTGCCATGGTGCTCGGGCGAGGCGATGATCCGCGGATTGCGCAGATCACGCAGAGCCGTTTGCAGGGGCTCTGCGCAATCTGCGTAATCTGCGGATGATATCGCCTACGGCCTCGCCCCCGTCACCCGCCACACGGTGTTCCCGACGTCGTCCGCCACGAGCAGCGCGCCCCGGCCGTCGATCGCCACGCCGACGGGGCGGCCACGCGCCTTGCCGTCGGCGCCGACGAAGCCGGTGAGGATCTCCACCGGATCGCCCGCCGGCATCCCGTCGGCGAAGCGGACGAAGATCACGCGGTAGCCGGCGAGCGGCTTGCGGTTCCACGAGCCGTGCTGGCCGACGAACATGCCGCCGCGGTAGCGCTCGGGCAGCGTCGTGCCGCGCGACGACGCGAGGCCGAGCGATCCGGTGTGCGCGCCGAGCCCATAGTCGGGAACGAGCGCGCGGGCCACGAGGTCGGGGCGGGGCCGGCGCACGCGCGTGTCGACGTGCTGTCCCCAGTAGCTGTACGGCCAGCCGTAGAAGCCACCGTCCTTCACCGCCGTCATGTAGTCGGGCACGAGGTCGCTGCCTAACTCGTCGCGCTCGTTCACCGCGGCCCACAGCGCGCCGCGGTCCGGATCCCACGCGAGCCCCACCGGGTTGCGCAGCCCCGACGCGAGCACGCGGTGCGCTCCGGTGCGCGGGTCGATCTCCCACACCGCGGCGCGATCCGTCTCCTTGTCGATCCCGTTCTCCGCGACGTTGCTGTTCGAGCCGACGCCGACGTAGAGGCGCGATCCGTCGGGGCTCGCGAGCAGACTCTTCGTCCAGTGGTGGTTCAGCTTCCCGCCGGGGAGCACGGTCACGGTTTCCGGCCGCGCCGCGATGCGCGTCTCACCCGCGGCGTACGGCACGCGCACGAGCGCGTCGCTGTTCGCCACGTAGAGCCGGTCGCCGATGAGCGCCATGCCGAACGGCGAGTACAGGCTGTCGAGCAGCACCGAACGGGTTTCCGCGACGCCGTCGCCGTCCGCGTCGCGCAGCAGCGTGATGCGGTTCGCGCTCGGTACCGCGGACCCGGCCTTCTTCTGGAACCGCTTGAAGAACCACCCCTTCAGCCCCCTGTTGTCGTCGGGGCGCTTCGGGCCGTTCGTCTCCGCCACGAGCACGTCGCCGTTCGGCAGCACGTACAGCCAGCGCGGGTGATCGAGGCCCGTCGCGAACGGCGCGACGGCGAGCCCGTCACCCGCAGTGGGACGCTCGCCGGCCGCCCATCCCCTCGCCGGCGCGATCTTCACGACGGGGATGAGCGACGTCTCCGGCGGCGGCAGCGCGGGACGCGGGCCGATGCCCTCGGCGAGCGGAAGCCGGGCGGCCGATCCGCAGCCGGTGGTGCCTAACGCGGCGGCGACGACGATCCTTCGAAGCAAACTGGAGCGCATGTGCGTGTCCTGCGGTGTGCGTCGCGCTCTCAGACGGCACGCGTCGGGCCGCTATTCCTCAGGGCGCCGTCTCACGACTCCTCACCTAGGAAAAGCTCCTCGTGTTTGGATAGCGGATCAACGGATTCGCGAATCCGTCGATCCGCGCACCGAACCTCGAGAAGTCTTCTCTGACACGGAGACCCGAGACGGCGCGTCAACGCCTTGTCAATCGCAGCTCCCCGATGCGCGACACCGTGGCGACCATCACCCCGCCGGGCTCGAAGCGAATGCCCATCGTTCCGGCGCGGTAGCCGCTGCCGCGCACGACGAGCGGCGTCGCGCGGACGCGCGGGAGCTGCAGCGCGAGGCTGCCGTCGGGCGCGCGCACGATGCGCCACGTCGCGTCGAGGTCGTCGCTGTAGTACGTGCCGACGAGCGTCGTGTCGGTCGCCGGGCGCGCCGGCTCGTCGCTCGCCGTGCTCGATGCGCGCACCGACGTCGTCGCGGCCGCCGGCGCGGTCATGCGGTCGCCGAGGTAGACCTCCGCCACGCGGTGCGCGAGCGGGCCGGGGTCGATCGTGCCGAGGTTGCACGTCACGAACACGCTGAAGTGCGCGTCGGGGAAGCGGAGCACGTACGCCTTGTAGCCCATGAGCGAGCCGCCGTGCTCCGTGGTGCGCAGCCCGCGGTACGTGCGCTCCTCGTTGCCGAACGCGTACGGCAGCGTGTCACCGGTCGTCAGCACGCCGCGCGTGTGGATGAGCCGCCGCAGCGCGTCGCCGCCCACCTGGTGCGTGTAGTAGTTCTCGTCCCACTTCAGCAGATCGCCGAGCGTCGTGTACAGCCCACCGGCGCCGGTCTTGTCGAAGTTCTGCAGGTACGAGATCCGGTAGGCACCGGCGCCGTCGCGCTCGTAGCTCATCGCGCGCCACTTCATCGGGTGTCCCGGGTCGTCGTGGAAGTGCGTGTGCGTCATGCCCAACGGCGCGAAGATGCGCGCGTCGGCGAACTCGCGCAGCGACTGCCCGGTGACGCGCTTCACGATCTGGGCGAGCAGGTAGTAGCCGGAGTTGCTGTACGAGTACGCGCTGCCGGGCGCGAAGCCGAGCCCCTTCTGGCGGAAGATGAGGTCGAGCGCCGCGGAATCGGGGAAGACGTCCTCCATGCGGTCGCCGCGCAGGCTCATGAGCGCGTACACGTCGCGCACGCCGCTCGTATGGTGGATGAGATTGCGCACCGTGACCGGGGTGCCGTAGTCGCGCATCTCGGGGAGGAACTTCCGCACGTCGTCGTCGAGCGACAGCTTGCCGTCGAGCGCGAGCAGCGCGATGGCGGCGGCGGTGAACTGCTTCGAGTCGGAGCCGACGTAGTACACGATGTCCGGCCCGTTAGGCACGTCATAGTCGAGGTTCGCCATGCCGTAGCCGCGCTCGTACACGAAGCGGCCGTTGCGTGCGGCGCCGACCGCGCACCCCGGCGAGTCCCCGCGGTCCCACTCGGCGAAGATGGGATCCACGGCGGGGTTGGGCGGCATCTGCGCGGCAGCGGTCGCGGCGGACGTGGCGCAGGCGATGACAAGAGCGGCGGCAGCGAGCGGGCGCATCGTCGGTCTCCACGGGAACGGTCGAACGGCTCGTGAGCCAACATGAGACGCGTCGCGGCTGGACGGCAGGGCCGGCGGCCGTATC
This DNA window, taken from Gemmatirosa kalamazoonensis, encodes the following:
- a CDS encoding PQQ-dependent sugar dehydrogenase — protein: MRSSLLRRIVVAAALGTTGCGSAARLPLAEGIGPRPALPPPETSLIPVVKIAPARGWAAGERPTAGDGLAVAPFATGLDHPRWLYVLPNGDVLVAETNGPKRPDDNRGLKGWFFKRFQKKAGSAVPSANRITLLRDADGDGVAETRSVLLDSLYSPFGMALIGDRLYVANSDALVRVPYAAGETRIAARPETVTVLPGGKLNHHWTKSLLASPDGSRLYVGVGSNSNVAENGIDKETDRAAVWEIDPRTGAHRVLASGLRNPVGLAWDPDRGALWAAVNERDELGSDLVPDYMTAVKDGGFYGWPYSYWGQHVDTRVRRPRPDLVARALVPDYGLGAHTGSLGLASSRGTTLPERYRGGMFVGQHGSWNRKPLAGYRVIFVRFADGMPAGDPVEILTGFVGADGKARGRPVGVAIDGRGALLVADDVGNTVWRVTGARP
- a CDS encoding serine hydrolase domain-containing protein; translation: MRPLAAAALVIACATSAATAAAQMPPNPAVDPIFAEWDRGDSPGCAVGAARNGRFVYERGYGMANLDYDVPNGPDIVYYVGSDSKQFTAAAIALLALDGKLSLDDDVRKFLPEMRDYGTPVTVRNLIHHTSGVRDVYALMSLRGDRMEDVFPDSAALDLIFRQKGLGFAPGSAYSYSNSGYYLLAQIVKRVTGQSLREFADARIFAPLGMTHTHFHDDPGHPMKWRAMSYERDGAGAYRISYLQNFDKTGAGGLYTTLGDLLKWDENYYTHQVGGDALRRLIHTRGVLTTGDTLPYAFGNEERTYRGLRTTEHGGSLMGYKAYVLRFPDAHFSVFVTCNLGTIDPGPLAHRVAEVYLGDRMTAPAAATTSVRASSTASDEPARPATDTTLVGTYYSDDLDATWRIVRAPDGSLALQLPRVRATPLVVRGSGYRAGTMGIRFEPGGVMVATVSRIGELRLTRR